The proteins below come from a single Eriocheir sinensis breed Jianghai 21 chromosome 11, ASM2467909v1, whole genome shotgun sequence genomic window:
- the LOC126997120 gene encoding uncharacterized protein LOC126997120 yields the protein MFEHPECEAVLMVDAANAFNNINRETALHNIKIKCPIFAQYIENTYKEPARLFISSHNNQRLGDPVAIQSSEGTTQGDPVAMAMFALGMMKLQDIIRHENTNVKQVAYADDLTGVGKSADLRKWWDLVNEHGPKIGYHPNATKSVVIVKPEAYDRAKTAFQGSNVKLSVTGERHLGAAIGTAEYRTEYVKTAVKRWESELQRLSEIAKTEPQQAYAAFTYGVKHKWNYLMRTVPDVAPLLKPLEDAIRNTFIPAIANGRCPSDQERRLLELPPRMGGLGITNPQNLAESEFRNSIRITASLTGYITNQNERVEDNPQDIRSLRNEISINREGKQRDTLSDLMRELPEDTRRRTDIAQEVGASNWLTTLHIRAKGFNLNKKEFTDALALRYGWPVDGLPNMCNCGSPFNQNHAMTCKRGGFVCMRHDEVRDVTAQMLKEVCHDVTVEPMLLPLQGEHLARRTANVSNKARVDVSPRGFWTRGQRAYFDIRIFDPMAHCHRDLTLDAAHRRNEQEKNRAYEERIQNVDQGSFTPVVFTTAGGMGPRAQSFYARLAETLADKKQQPRSSVVAWMRCRLSFSLLRSALVCLRGTRSPAPKTTRIADLDFEATVVDSRINHKLC from the exons atgttcgaaCACCCAGAATgtgaggcggtgctgatggtggacgctgcaaatgcgttcaacaacatcaatagggagacagcactgcacaacatcaaaatcaagtgccctatattcgcccaatatattgaaaatacatacaaggaacctgccagactgttcatcagcagtcataataaccaacgacttggagacccggtggccatacaatcctcagagggcaccacccaaggggacccagtggccatggcaatgtttgccctgggaatgatgaagctgcaggacatcatccgccatgaaaacaccaacgtcaaacaggtggcgtatgcggatgacctcaccggggtaggaaagtctgcagacctcaggaaatggtgggacctcgtcaatgaacatggcccaaaaatagggtaccatcccaacgccacgaagtctgtggtgattgtaaaaccagaggcatacgatcgggccaaaacagcattccagggcagtaacgtgaaactgtcagtgactggagaaagacacctcggggcagccattggaacagctgaatacagaaccgaatatgtgaaaacggctgtaaagcgctgggagtccgaactgcagagactgagcgagatcgccaaaacagaaccgcagcaagcctacgcagcatttacgtacggtgtcaagcataaatggaactacctcatgaggacagttcctgatgttgctccgttactaaaacctctggaagatgctatcagaaacaccttcataccggcgatagcaaatgggagatgtcccagtgaccaggagagaagattgctggagttgccgccaagaatgggtgggctcggcatcaccaacccgcaaaatctggctgagtctgaattcaggaactcaatccgaatcacagcctccttgaccggatatattaccaatcaaaatgaaagggtagaagacaaccctcaagatattaggtcactaaggaatgaaatctccataaacagagaaggaaaacagagagacactctgagtgacctaatgagagaactcccagaagacacaaggaggaggacagatattgcacaggaagtgggcgcttcaaactggctaaccacactacatatcagggcaaaaggcttcaacttaaacaaaaaagaatttactgatgcccttgccctcaggtatggctggccagtggatgggctcccaaacatgtgtaactgtggctcacccttcaaccaaaatcatgccatgacatgcaagagaggaggtttcgtctgcatgagacatgatgaagtaagagacgtaacagctcagatgctgaaagaagtctgccacgacgtgactgtggaacccatgctgctccctctgcaaggcgaacacctcgccagacgcaccgctaatgtttcgaacaaagcacgagtggatgttagccccagagggttttggactcgtggacaaagggcatactttgatataaggatctttgatcccatggcccattgccacagagacctgacccttgatgcagcccacagaagaaacgaacaagagaagaacagagcatatgaagaaagaatacagaacgtggaccagggctccttcaccccggtagtattcacgacggcaggagggatgggaccaagggcgcagagcttctacgcaagactcgccgaaacactggcggataagaaacaacagccaagaagcagtgtggtcgcctggatgagatgcaggctgtccttctccctcctgag gtcagccttggtctgcctgagaggaaccaggtcacctgcacccaaaaccacccgcattgctgacctggactttgaggcgacggtggttgatagtcgtatcaaccacaagctctgttag